The Terriglobia bacterium DNA window TGAAGGAACTATGATTCCAGCCCTGCCTCCAGGGTGAAGATGAGAAGCAACGGACTCGGTAAACAAGGGGTAAAGGTTTATTCGCCCAACCGATGAGAGTGCAAAGCGCCCGCTAGCTTGGATAAAATGCCGACTGCCTCCAACACGCCGTTTTGCCTCAAGAAATTGTAGCCAGAGAGGTGGGTCGTCATTCTCAAGTTTGAGGATTAATGCCTGACGTTGGCGAGCCGAGGAGGCGTTGGCAATGCCAGGCGCTCGCTGGGCGAAAAACTCCTTTTCGCTCAGTTCAACCATCTCCCATGGCGGGTTTCCGAGCACGCAGTCGAAGCCACCCCTCGCGAACACCTCCGGGAAAACCAGATGCCAGTGGAAGAACTGGTACTGGCCTGAGAGGCGTTCGGACTCGGCGACGAGATCGGCGGGCAGAGGCCGACCGGCGGCCAATTCCTTGAGGTCTTTGTGGGTGAGGCCAAACGGCTCCTTCGAAGGGTATCGCGGGTCGTCGCAGTGAGGCGGAAATTGCCTATTGACGACGAAAGCCGCGCACCACGCGTCGGCGAGCTGCTTCTTATGGCGGTACTCCGCGGTCTCTTCGTGGCGGCGGAAAGCCAGCTCCTTAGCCCGGAGGTCATCGGGCCGGTCGTCAGGAAGTTCTTCTAGGGCAGCAGAGGCCTGCTGCAGGTGGGCCTGAGTCTCGGCGTCCTGCTGGGAGAAGAGCGAACCTAGCCCCGCACGCTCGGCCTTATTACGCTTCCTTAGCAGTGAGCAGGCTTTCTTGTCGTCACCTTCGATGGGAGTGAAGGCATCGTCAGGCAGGCCAGCGGCGATTAGCCCCGGGGTGGCCCCGAGCAGGCTGTTGCCCACGCGGATGTGGTGGTCGAGGAAAGAGAGCGGTTTGCCAGGCTCCAGGGCTTCGAGCCATAGGCTCACGCGGCACAGCTCAGCTGCCATGGGGTTTACGTCCACGCCGTAGAGGCAGCGGCCGATCACGTCGCGTATGGCGTGCTGGTAAAGGAGCGGCGAAGGTTCGCTCTCGCCTTGGGCCAGCGCCCGCATGCGAGCGAGGTGCCGGGCCAGCCGATGCGCCGCGCCCACGAGGAAATGGCCGGAGCCGACGGCGGGGTCGCAGACCTTGAGGGCGAGGATGGCCTTTTCGGCCTCAGCGCCTGACTTGCCCTTGATCGCTTCCTCCACCACTGGGTCGAGTGCGGAGTCAAGTAGGCATTGCACCAATGAATCTGGCGTGTAATAGGAACCCGAGGTTTTGCGCTCATTTCCAGCAAACTCGGCAAAGGAGAAGCGGGCGCCGTCGGCGCTAATTTGTGGCGTGAGCGCGAGTAGGCTTTCGTAGACGCCGCCCAACTCCTCCGCACCTAGATTCTTGTAGTCCACAGGACGAAGCACTTTACCTTGGCGGGTGAAGGCGAGATCCCGCAGGGCTTCAAGAAAGTCATGGTTGGTTAGCTCGGCGTCGTTAAGGGCGGCTGTGGAGGCGGGGTTCCAAAGGAAGCAGCCGAGCGCCGGCAGAGCCAGATGCTCGCGCACGGTAGTAAAGGCTGCGTCGCCGGAAAGAGCACCCACCATGACCTGGAACTGTCGCCACAGGTCAGCATGACGACTTCCTTTGATCCTGTTGGCCAGCTCGCGCATGCGGGCGGTACTGTAGTGGGCCGCGTATCGTTCGCGGGCAGTGTGGGCTGCATTGGAGTCGTCGTGCAAGTGGAGGAGCGACTGTCCTTCGAGGGTGCGGTCCTCGGCCACGAATAAGAAGATCAGTCGGTAGACCACGCGTAGAAGCTGGCCGTGAAAGTCAGCAGGCGTAATCTCGCTTGTGCGAAGCGCGTCGCGCAGGCTGGTGTTTTTCGGGTGGCTGGTGAAGCCCTCGCCTAGGATCTGCAGTGCGCGCTCAACGCCGCCGCGCAGGTCGCCCAGAGCCCGGGTGCCCTGATCTTCGGCAAGTTTGGTCCACTGCTCCAGCCAGCAGGTTTCCGGCCGCGCACTCTCGCGGGGGGCGAAGCGCGTGGCGTGAGCGGTCAGCCAAAGGAGGACGAAGTCGGAATAGACCTCGCCTTCGAACATGGCCTCGAGGTTGAACTCGAGGAAAGATTGGCGTGAAAGGGCCTGGTTATCACGAAGCACACGCAGGATCAGGCCGTTTGAGACGAGTGCCCACAGATGGCCGGAACTGCGGTTGAGGAACTCTTGCACGAGGCCATGAGGGTTGGCGGCGGCAGCCCCGCGCTGGCCAGCGGCGCGGTGGTCGAGCGAGAGCCCACAGCCGACAAGATGAACGGGCACGGGGCCAAAGAAGCGGCTGATCGCGTAGCTGCGGTCGCCGACCTCGGGGCCAGCGCTGGTGGGCAAAAGTCCAAAGCCCAGCTCACGCAAGAGCGGCAAACTCCACTTGTCGTTGGTGAGGCCGGTGCCGGCTTCGCCCTCGGGCAAACTCGCGGTGGTGGTGCGGAACTCGGTCCAGTGCTTGCGCAGGCGGTTCCATGACTGGGTGATGACCTCGTTGAGGCGTTCATCCTGGGGCAGGCCATAGTCTTCAGGCCTTGTGCCGTCGAGCTTCGCCCTTGGATCGAGCACGCGGCGGAGCAGGTCGGGTGGCAGCAGGCCCCCTTCGGAGCGGATCGTCTGGAAGTCTTGGTTGCGGCGGGCCATGGCTAATTTAACCTCGGCAATAGAACGTAGGCTCCGAGGATGTCCACGGGAAGCACAGGCTGAATGGTCACTCGACCTTTGGAGCGTGAGGCTTCGCGCACCCGTTCGTGAGCGGCAAGCTGCGCCGCTGCGCGTTCGTTCGCGATCGGCACGAGCGAGATCTGGAGCTTGGACAGCGCAGGCAACAGCAAACCAACCTGCTGGTTGACTGCGGTAAGAGTGAGGTTTCGATCAGGACGCGATGCCAGCAGCCGTTCGCCGTCCTCCGTCTTCAACCACTGCGGCGCATCTGCTGGGCCTGTGCAGGCCAGGGGGGCGATCTCCTCGCATAAAATGGTTGCCATATCGGATCCAGCGATCTGCAAGTGGTAGCGGAAGCGCACCACCAGAAGGGTGGTGCGTATGGTCACTTCTGAGGTGGAGACGATGCCGCAGCGCGATGCCACCGGTCGGCTGTCACGCGCCACCGGGTCGAGCGCCTGATCGAGCGTCCAGCTCGCGAGACCCTCGATCACCCGGCTCGTGCGACCGAGATAGATCTCTCCATCAAGAAGCGGGAGATCGAAGCGGCCTGTGAATGGTTCGTCGAGCGCGATGGCTTGGCGCAAAGCACGCGGGACTTCATTGCTGAGAAAGATGGTCACGGCGTTACCCTTTACTTGTACTGGAACCGTCGCCGCCTGAAGGACAGTCCCAAAGAATCGAGCGACGTCCTCACTGCGACCAATGGCGGTTCGCACGCTCTGAAGCTCGGCCGCAACCGCCTCCGGGCTCAGGGTGTGCTGGGCAAAGCGCGAGCGGCTCGCCTTCTCGCGGTCGCGGGCGTTCTCCCACTCAGCATGGATGGCCTGTTTCTTCGGCGCGAGGTTTTCGATGAAGTCGAGATTAAGCTGGAGGCCTCCCGATCTGGTCTTCTCGCGGAAGAGCGCGCCCTCGAACAACGCCTCTGCAATCTGCTCGCTGGAGCCAGGCACCGCAACAGTGACGCCAAGATCGCTCTTGATGCTTTTGTGCTTGCGGATCAGCACATCGAGGATCACGCCGTCGATGGGGTTGTCGGTACCGTAATAGGTAACGACACGCACCTCGGTTTTCTCCTGGCCAAATCGGTCCACCCGACCTTCGCGCTGTTCGTGGCGCGTGGGGTTCCAGGCAAGGTCGTAATGCAACACGGCGTTGAAATGCTTTTGGAGGTTGACGCCCTCCGACAGACAGTCGGTGCAAACGAGCACGAACTGGCCGGGGTCGGCGGCCAGAGCGGCGATACGCGCCTCGCGCTCCGTCGGGGGAAGCTGGCTGGTAACGGACTCGACCCTTACCGTGTTCGGCAGTGCCTCACGCAGTTGGAGGGCGACGTACTCCGCCGTGTCAACGAAGCGGCAGAACACAACCGGGTGGAAACCATCCTTGAGCAGCGTCTTAATTTCGCGGACTGCACCTTGAAGCTTCAGATCGTCAGCGGGATTGATGGCTTCGGCACGGCGAGTGAACTCCAGAAGCTTGCGTCTTGTGGTTTCCTTGCTCGATTCCGTATCGGTACCCGGGCTGAAGTCGAGGGTGACGTTGTCATCATCATCTCCCTGGTCAAGAACCGTTCGGCGACCAATCTCGTCCACGTCCTCGTCTTCGGCCTGATCTACAGCGGCGCGGCTGCGCAAGGTCGCTGCGGCTGCAGCGGGACTGGATGAGACACAACGGAGGAGTGCCAGGGCCGACCAGTATCGAACGCGTTGGCGGCTTTGGCTACCGCCTTCCTCGGACACGTACTCGCGGGCGAAGGCCACGATGTCATCGAAGAGCACGCGGTAGTTCTTACTGAAGGTGTATGTGGCCTCCTTGTCCTTTCGCTCAGGGAAGGCGGTGTCGCTTTCCAGGTAGTGGCGGATGTCGGCTCGCCGGCGCTGCACGAGATGGCGGGCAAGCTTACGGCGTATTCCTTCGAGGCCGGCGCGGTCGAGATCCAAGGGCAGGTCGGCGAACTCGCCATCGAGCAGGCTCAACAGCGAGCGGAACGCCTGTTCGTTGCCGCTATGGGGCGTGGCGGTGACAAGCAAAACGTGCCGCGCCGGGTCTTCGGTCATGCGGCGAAGGAGTTCGAAACGCTGTTGTCGGCCGCGCCCAACACCGCCCGCCAGCGTGCAACCGTGGGCCTCGTCCACGATCACGAATTCGGGGCATTTGCGGATGAAGTCCTCGGCGTGACGAGGGGTCTTGATAAAATCGGTGGAGACGACAGTAAAGCGATGGCGGTCGAAGACAGACTCATCACGACGGCTGATCTCGTTCTCCAGGCGCTGGATGGTACTGCTCAAAATCAGCTCGGCCTCGATGTGAAATTTTTCGGCCAGCTCGCGTTGCCATTGCTCGGCCAAGTGCGGTGGGCAAAGCACAGCCATCCGTCGGATCTCGCCCCGATCCAGAAGTTCGCGGGCGATCAGGCATGCTTCGATTGTCTTGCCAATTCCCACGTCGTCGGCGATCAGCAGTCTCACCGGGTCGAGCTTGAGCGCCATCATGAGTGGCACGAGCTGATAAGGTCGAGGCTCCACGACGATGCGGCCGAAGCTACGGAAGGGTCCCGCGGCAGCGCGGGTCGAGAGGCGCGCCGCGTCCCGCAGGAGCTGTCCCGAGGTGAAATCGCCCACGTCCGCTTCGCTTGGAAGCCGGAACGTTGCAGACGAAACTGGCTCTACCACCGGGAGGACACCAGTGATCTCCTCGTCGAGCCCGCCGACGGGGCGGAGGAGCAGGAGGTCGTCCGTAGAGTCGGGCAGAACGACCCACTCACGGCCGCGGGCATGGACCAGGGTTCCGGGTTTGGATAGTGACGCGGTACTCATGTGCGAGGGACTCCGAAGATATCTGGGTGACGAAGGAAGATCGCGAGCCAGTCAGCCTTATGGTGGAAACGTATAACGATGTAGCCCATCTCTTTCAAGGCCTGCGTCGTGCCGTCGTCATCACGAATCTTATCGGCCCCATCGTGCGGTGGCCCGTCGATGTAGATTGCCGCGTTGTGCTCGCGGTAAAAGAAATCAGGTTGGCTGAAATAGCCGGGAATTTTGTACTGCCCATCGGTCGGCGGCCGGAGCATGAGCTCGTCCACCATGTCGAGCCAACGCTTCTCGAGCTGGCTGTCGCAGCGTTTGCGCAGTGCGATCATGCGCTCCGCACGAGAGCCTGCACCTCCTGCCGGGCGGCACTCGGCGCGCGATAGTTCGGACATTAGATCCCGGATGAGCGCACGATCGAGATCTTTGTGATCCGGCTGGTTGCCGTAGTCGAGGAGACACTCGTAGCATGCTCTGCCGCAGTGGCTTGCTCCGCGATCTTCCAAGGCGTCAGGATCGTAGTGGCAGATCACAAGCGCCCGGCGCGCAAGAACGGGCAGCACCGCCGGATCCTCAACAAGCTGCCGAAGCACTCCCGCGCCACCTTCCGACGCCTCGTAAAAGAGGATCTCTTGGCGGTCCTGGGCCGACGGCATGGGCTCGCATGAGAGCTCTCGTGGCTCCAGCTGAAAGTTCTGCTGAATCGCCTGCTTGAACGCGGCTTGAAGACCGGCCATTTCGGGGCCGGACCGAGGCGGCTCGAAACGCATCACCAGAGCGTTCTTGGCATCCTTCACGTAAGGCACCACCCGTTGTAACCGCGATTGTGCCGTGGCGTCGTCCTGGTCTTCTTCGTCTGCCTGATTGCGCGACCAGTAACCACGTTCAAGGTCGAGGTTGAAACCAGGAGGTTGCGTCCCGCGCTGTCTTGCCCAGCCCAAGTTGATGCGGTAGAGGTCGGTTGAGTCGCCGTAGCTGAGTCTCAGGGCAAGAGTGCCGTCGCAAAACACCTCCGCATCCTTTCGGTCCAGCTTGCCGCCAATCTCCGGGAACCGGTAGGACGAAACGAGCTTGTAGCCAAAGCGCTGCCGCTCCTCCTCGTCGCAGGTGATGCGCTGGGCGAGCTTCAGACTCACGTTTTGGAGTTGGATGAGATTCTCGATGCGTGCTGTTCCGTCAAGAGCCACACCGCAGCGGTCACACAACTCGGACAGGTTGATACCCTGCTCCATGTGCGCGTAGCCGCATTTCGGACAGCGCTTCATCGTCGCTGTCACGAGCTCGTGCGTGGCCTCGATGTCGTCCGATCCGAAATCCAAGTTGACCTTGTACACGCGGTAGCGGGCGCCTTCGTGATACACCAGGGCGCGCGGGCCGAATTCGGAGATGGCGAGAAATCGTGGACGGGAGACGAACTCATCGTGCCCCTTCCGTTGCCGTCGCCCGGGCACATAGGCCGACAGTGGGAGCCGCGGGAAGTTGTAGCCGGGAAGGAAGCCCTCCGAAGCGAAGTAGCGGTAAGAGTAGAAGTCGCCCTCGTAAATGCCCTCGGCTTCGGTGAGCAATCGGATCTGGCTTTCCGCCTGCGCCCGCAAACGACGCGAGTGGTTGCGCTCGATCTCGGGCCTGGCGTGATCGCCGATGATCCTGTGGTGCAGTTCGCGCTGGCGCACGGCGGAACGATACAGGCTTCGCCAGCGTTCGCAGGCGGAATCAAAGCTGCGTTCAACCTGATTGAGAACCTCTGCTCCCCAGTTCTCGTCGAACCATACCGTCGTTTCGAGCTCGCCGCGTATACCCGCGATTAACTGATTCGCCTTCGCAAGCGCTGCTGCGTGGTGGGCCGGGTTGTGTAACTCCTGCCTCAGAACATCCTTGACGGGCAAGGGGAGCTTGCCGTCGGACGAAGTAAGGTCCAGAACTGTTGTGAGTGTCCTACCGAGATCCGGCTTGGCGACCTCCATCCAGATCGCGTTGAGGTGCGACCGGATCAGATCGCGATTGCGCAGATCGATTGGCGGCGGGGCCACTGAGCCCGCCACCATTTTGCTCGGTTCCCGGTAAAAGTACTGATCGTGGGGGCTACGACCCGCACAGTAAGTAAAGACAAGCGCCGGCTGTCCGCCACGACCCGCACGACCGCTGCGCTGAGCGTAGTTGGCCGGCGTCGGTGGGACATTGCGAAGGTTGACGAGATTCAACTGGGCAATGTCGACACCCAGTTCCATCGTCGGCGAACAGAATAGTAGCGGTAGATCGCCGGTTCGAAACCGATCTTCCCGCTCCTGCCGATCCTCGGAGGCGACCTGTGCCGTGTGCTCGCGGGCTTCAAGCACGCACTTGAGGTCCACGAAGTGTCGGTAGCATTCGACAAAGTAGCGGTTGACCTCCGGCGGGATTTCTCCGGCCTCGAGCAACCGCGTGCGGTCGATCGGGCGGATCTCGCCATCGCCAGGAAGCCAGCGGAGCGCGTCTGCGTTCATTTGGTATCCTGGATCGTCGTTATCACGGCCGCTGCGGACCTGCTCAACAATGCCATATCGCTTGAGGGCGAGGAATAGGAACCGAATGACTTCATCGACCTCGGGACGGCCGAGCCTGTGACCATCTGGAAGATGTGTTGCAAGAGAACGCTTGAGGTAGCGACCGTAGGAACCGTAAGATGAAATGAAGAAGCCATAGCGGTCTTGTTGGCGCTTGGACCGCGGGTAGGCCACTTCGGATTTTGTCAGCCCGCGGGCGTCCTCGAGATACCAGACTGTATCTTCGAGCAGGCGAGGCTTGGTCTGTTCCACGAGATCGAGCTGCCTCTGTGGATCTAGGACATCAACCTTCACCGCCAGGGAACGGCGCATCACATCCAAAAGCGTACGGAGAATCTCCTCCCGTGTCACGACTGGACACAAGCGGAGTGCTGTTGGGGTATCAATCAATTGCTCGGCTTCGCGGCCTTCCCGAACCGAGAACCCGGTATTCCAGAGCTCGGCCTCTCCGAGCAGCCCTTCGTTACCACTTAGTCCTTCATAATTGAATTTTAGGAGCCCGCAGTCCTCGAGATTGGGAGCGGTCACGCGCCATCCGCGCTGAAGATCCCGGTAGAGGAAGTAATCAATCACGCGGCGGAGAGCGTCATGCGTCGCATTCCTGGCGGGGCCGCGCACTTCGGAATCTGCCGCATAATCGTCGAATCGCAATTGCATCGCATCGAAGACACTTCGCGACAACTCGCCGTGAGTAAGACCAACAGGGCTTCTCTCTTGCGTTGCCTTGTGCAGTGCTGACCGCAGAAGGGCAACCTGAGCGAAGTCATTAAAGTGGCCCGCCTGCAGGGAAGCGTCCTGGCGGTTGTCTGTAAAGCTGAGGAGCTTGCGTGCCTCCGGCTTCAGGTCTCTATCTCCTTGCAGTTCGATAAGCGAGCGGACGGCCAGGATCGTGGTGGCGGTGCTTCGGTTGTCGACACCCAGCGTCGCCAGCTTGTTGCGCTCTGATC harbors:
- a CDS encoding N-6 DNA methylase — translated: MARRNQDFQTIRSEGGLLPPDLLRRVLDPRAKLDGTRPEDYGLPQDERLNEVITQSWNRLRKHWTEFRTTTASLPEGEAGTGLTNDKWSLPLLRELGFGLLPTSAGPEVGDRSYAISRFFGPVPVHLVGCGLSLDHRAAGQRGAAAANPHGLVQEFLNRSSGHLWALVSNGLILRVLRDNQALSRQSFLEFNLEAMFEGEVYSDFVLLWLTAHATRFAPRESARPETCWLEQWTKLAEDQGTRALGDLRGGVERALQILGEGFTSHPKNTSLRDALRTSEITPADFHGQLLRVVYRLIFLFVAEDRTLEGQSLLHLHDDSNAAHTARERYAAHYSTARMRELANRIKGSRHADLWRQFQVMVGALSGDAAFTTVREHLALPALGCFLWNPASTAALNDAELTNHDFLEALRDLAFTRQGKVLRPVDYKNLGAEELGGVYESLLALTPQISADGARFSFAEFAGNERKTSGSYYTPDSLVQCLLDSALDPVVEEAIKGKSGAEAEKAILALKVCDPAVGSGHFLVGAAHRLARHLARMRALAQGESEPSPLLYQHAIRDVIGRCLYGVDVNPMAAELCRVSLWLEALEPGKPLSFLDHHIRVGNSLLGATPGLIAAGLPDDAFTPIEGDDKKACSLLRKRNKAERAGLGSLFSQQDAETQAHLQQASAALEELPDDRPDDLRAKELAFRRHEETAEYRHKKQLADAWCAAFVVNRQFPPHCDDPRYPSKEPFGLTHKDLKELAAGRPLPADLVAESERLSGQYQFFHWHLVFPEVFARGGFDCVLGNPPWEMVELSEKEFFAQRAPGIANASSARQRQALILKLENDDPPLWLQFLEAKRRVGGSRHFIQASGRFALSSVGRINLYPLFTESVASHLHPGGRAGIIVPSAISMDAYNAALFGWLLQRSRLVSLFDFENAGELFPSVHRSYRFCLLTLAGDMGFSQGIGFCYFAHSVEELRDPRRRITLSRDDILNFSPNTLAPPIFQCAEDKGIARRCYRRLGVFLDRRDGRLSPWKPSIQRMLSLSDEGDFFRRRDELPQVIPGGFARLYSGKTIHAFNHRYATFVGSDWRSATASELSDATFVPVTEYYARVEEIDSRIAGKFPARWLFGYRDIARATDERTSIAAIVPRTGCDTHCRNVYVEVADPILTTCLMSNMNAFVFDYLARQKIIGTGMGAGALEQLPVIPPNFYPESCSWSGGPPTLRDWLLPRVLELTYTAWDLEPFAQDCGWFGPPFRWDEGRRFLLRCELDAAFFHLYLPVDKSSDWLLAEGETAEDQARLKASFPTPRDAVAYIMDTFPIVRRKDEEKYNGDYRTKSVILEIYDAMQECIRTGQPYQTRLDPPPADPRCCHPPRTMSSVGILAYGSLINDPGIEIGPSIVRRVPTTTPFAVEYAWLSKTRGGAPTVVPYSSGNPVNAEVLVLSDSIRLEEARSMLWRRETRKELSGQLYSERNSVNAVLIRDVPGFCGLDHVLYTDFNPQGELVNPDPLSLARAAISSVPKASPGQDGISYLMSLIQVGVETALTPSYVAEILALTGTTSLAEALDSLRLKQKGETLDGQT
- a CDS encoding DEAD/DEAH box helicase, translating into MSTASLSKPGTLVHARGREWVVLPDSTDDLLLLRPVGGLDEEITGVLPVVEPVSSATFRLPSEADVGDFTSGQLLRDAARLSTRAAAGPFRSFGRIVVEPRPYQLVPLMMALKLDPVRLLIADDVGIGKTIEACLIARELLDRGEIRRMAVLCPPHLAEQWQRELAEKFHIEAELILSSTIQRLENEISRRDESVFDRHRFTVVSTDFIKTPRHAEDFIRKCPEFVIVDEAHGCTLAGGVGRGRQQRFELLRRMTEDPARHVLLVTATPHSGNEQAFRSLLSLLDGEFADLPLDLDRAGLEGIRRKLARHLVQRRRADIRHYLESDTAFPERKDKEATYTFSKNYRVLFDDIVAFAREYVSEEGGSQSRQRVRYWSALALLRCVSSSPAAAAATLRSRAAVDQAEDEDVDEIGRRTVLDQGDDDDNVTLDFSPGTDTESSKETTRRKLLEFTRRAEAINPADDLKLQGAVREIKTLLKDGFHPVVFCRFVDTAEYVALQLREALPNTVRVESVTSQLPPTEREARIAALAADPGQFVLVCTDCLSEGVNLQKHFNAVLHYDLAWNPTRHEQREGRVDRFGQEKTEVRVVTYYGTDNPIDGVILDVLIRKHKSIKSDLGVTVAVPGSSEQIAEALFEGALFREKTRSGGLQLNLDFIENLAPKKQAIHAEWENARDREKASRSRFAQHTLSPEAVAAELQSVRTAIGRSEDVARFFGTVLQAATVPVQVKGNAVTIFLSNEVPRALRQAIALDEPFTGRFDLPLLDGEIYLGRTSRVIEGLASWTLDQALDPVARDSRPVASRCGIVSTSEVTIRTTLLVVRFRYHLQIAGSDMATILCEEIAPLACTGPADAPQWLKTEDGERLLASRPDRNLTLTAVNQQVGLLLPALSKLQISLVPIANERAAAQLAAHERVREASRSKGRVTIQPVLPVDILGAYVLLPRLN
- a CDS encoding DEAD/DEAH box helicase, with protein sequence MDVFDLRSRLVADYQSYTRSFIKIRDPRINQHVDNALNAGAFWPEPLLQLNPTFLPSGTIDDLVGQGVLHTECARIFRINKSDSDHSGAKLILHEHQRSAIVKAKEGKSYVLTSGTGSGKSLTYIVPIVDHVLRNGSGRGIQAIVVYPMNALANSQEEELKKFLEKGYPEGQSPVRFAKYTGQEKGDARESIRSNPPDVLLTNYMMLELLLTRTEDRELVRAAQGLRFLVFDELHTYRGRQGADVALLIRRCRQAFGGHDIICIGTSATMASGRSTDDQRREVAKVAQSLFGVKFGPEQVIGETLERSTPEVDLTDNRVIETIRAAVTSDAAPPEKYDEFRLHPLASWIESTFGVQEEEGTKNLIRQAPRRLQGDEIENQKSAASELADLTGTDPEQCPAVLRRFLLHGANLRRSESSRFPIFAFRLHQFFTRGDTVWSTLEPEDTRHLEMAKKAAKPGEPDKPLFPLVFCRHCGTAYYRVTVVSNEQGKILLPREDRRESIDDGTSDAYLYVSKDAPWPRTEGQAFLERLPDFMKETTSQGVERVRPDSRVDVPESVFVDAAGRISREGEGMPAALIRRNFLFCLEPSCGVAYTRSQRSERNKLATLGVDNRSTATTILAVRSLIELQGDRDLKPEARKLLSFTDNRQDASLQAGHFNDFAQVALLRSALHKATQERSPVGLTHGELSRSVFDAMQLRFDDYAADSEVRGPARNATHDALRRVIDYFLYRDLQRGWRVTAPNLEDCGLLKFNYEGLSGNEGLLGEAELWNTGFSVREGREAEQLIDTPTALRLCPVVTREEILRTLLDVMRRSLAVKVDVLDPQRQLDLVEQTKPRLLEDTVWYLEDARGLTKSEVAYPRSKRQQDRYGFFISSYGSYGRYLKRSLATHLPDGHRLGRPEVDEVIRFLFLALKRYGIVEQVRSGRDNDDPGYQMNADALRWLPGDGEIRPIDRTRLLEAGEIPPEVNRYFVECYRHFVDLKCVLEAREHTAQVASEDRQEREDRFRTGDLPLLFCSPTMELGVDIAQLNLVNLRNVPPTPANYAQRSGRAGRGGQPALVFTYCAGRSPHDQYFYREPSKMVAGSVAPPPIDLRNRDLIRSHLNAIWMEVAKPDLGRTLTTVLDLTSSDGKLPLPVKDVLRQELHNPAHHAAALAKANQLIAGIRGELETTVWFDENWGAEVLNQVERSFDSACERWRSLYRSAVRQRELHHRIIGDHARPEIERNHSRRLRAQAESQIRLLTEAEGIYEGDFYSYRYFASEGFLPGYNFPRLPLSAYVPGRRQRKGHDEFVSRPRFLAISEFGPRALVYHEGARYRVYKVNLDFGSDDIEATHELVTATMKRCPKCGYAHMEQGINLSELCDRCGVALDGTARIENLIQLQNVSLKLAQRITCDEEERQRFGYKLVSSYRFPEIGGKLDRKDAEVFCDGTLALRLSYGDSTDLYRINLGWARQRGTQPPGFNLDLERGYWSRNQADEEDQDDATAQSRLQRVVPYVKDAKNALVMRFEPPRSGPEMAGLQAAFKQAIQQNFQLEPRELSCEPMPSAQDRQEILFYEASEGGAGVLRQLVEDPAVLPVLARRALVICHYDPDALEDRGASHCGRACYECLLDYGNQPDHKDLDRALIRDLMSELSRAECRPAGGAGSRAERMIALRKRCDSQLEKRWLDMVDELMLRPPTDGQYKIPGYFSQPDFFYREHNAAIYIDGPPHDGADKIRDDDGTTQALKEMGYIVIRFHHKADWLAIFLRHPDIFGVPRT